The sequence TTTCGGCCGTCGACGGGGGCTGCTCACTGGAACtgcagtcgtcgtcgtcatcgctgcTCGCCATTTCGGGATGTGAGGGCGCCGCTTCGTTGACTATTTCGTCGATCGTGCGCAGTCCACACGTCGCAAAGTCGTCTGCGGAACAATCTAGGCCAAGTTGCTCCCATTCCTCTATGTTGTCCTCAGACTCCGGCGAGGCTGTCGCCGCAGACTCCAGAACGCCGCATTTGCCAAAGCAGTTCGCTATAGTTGTGGGCGTGACACGATCCCACGCCGTGGCGATGAAGTGCAGCGCGTCCAAAAGGTTTATCTGCAAGTTATCGTCTTTGCGTTCGATTTTGGCCAAGAGATGACGCATAAGAAGTCTTTTGAAGTAGTGCTTGGCATTCCGTATGATGCCGGCATCTAACGGCTGTAGATGGCTTGTTGTGTTGGCCGGCAGAAAAACTAATTTTATATTGCAAAGCGTAACTTACTTAGGGTGTGCGGCGCACTGGTCCAGAAGCAGAAGGATGTTCCTGTTTTGGCTCGACATCTTGCGGTCCAAGTGTGTGAGGAACTCGAGAAACATCTCCGATGTCATCCATTCCTTCTTGTTGGCCTTGTAAGTGCACGGAAGGCGCCCGGCCAACTTGAAGCAGCGAGGATTCTGATAGCGGCCAATGACGGTGAGCTTCATCTTCTCTGAGCCGTCGGCGTTGCAGCAAAATAAGACTGTTACGCGCTGCTTACTTTTCTGGCCGCCTTGACAAGATTCGCCCTTAAAACAAAGGCTTTTTTCAGGCTGCAGATTATAAAAGAGACCGGCGTCATCTGCATTAAAAAATATTGCACGCTTCATAGCCAGCAATGAGTGACGGTAGCGTGCTTGAGATCCAGCCGTTAACAACAGCAGCATCGACATTTTTGCCTTCGCCGCTGACGGTTTTGTACGCTAGACCATGTCTAGCCTTAAAACGGTGAATCCATCCACCGAAGGTCTGAAAACAGTTCACGCCGAGAGACAATGCGATGTCAGAGCCTTTTTCTCGAAGAAGCTGGCCGTCGACATTCACCCCGGCAGCCGTGACCTCTCTAAACCATGTTAAGAGGGCCTCCTCCACCTTTACATAATGTGCTCTCTTTGCCTCCTTCACATTTGCGCTGAAGCGTTGTACGTTGCGCGTGATTTCATGACGCTGTCCAAGAATGGTGGAGAGAGTCGACGGTGCTAGACCTAGCTCTTTCACGATGTCGATTCGTTTTCTTCTGGGGTCTTCGTCTACCTTTTTAAGAATGTCGAGCTTCTCCTTGAACGACAGCGCTTTTCGCTTCCTCGACATGGTGCCTAGAAGGCACGTTCAGGGTGATCAGTCACGGTGAGACGAGTGAGGTGCGACAGATGGCAACTGCGAACGAGGAGATGAGAGAACTCCGGCGGAGAAGCCTGCCAGTGGACTGCGCCAGCGTTGCGCCGTTGCTGCTCGCCGCTAGTGCCGCTAGGCCCGCGAGAATTCCGGCTGGGCCATCTATCTGTACTCATAGAAGGGGAGGCCCACCCTTCCCCACTCACCTTTTGCTGGCCTCCCCCCGAGCTCGAAACATGGAACCAGTCCGACCTGCGGAGCCACTACGGCGGCTCCACACTTTGCAGGCCTCCCCCTTAGCTCCAAACATGGAACCGGTCCGACCGGCGGTCCCGCTCCCGTTGCTCCTTACAACGGTACCGCCCCCGCCGTtcttttcttggtctctctctctctctccggtgCGGAGAGGAAAGGGAGCACGTCTCGACGCGgacgcggccgcttcgctggcttcACCGCTTGCCGTCGGTCACTGTTCACTCATTCGTATCACCCGTACCGTTGCGCATAAACGTTCGGAACAGCCGAAATGTGGCCCATAGTATAATGAACCCTTCGGCCGGGACATCgtacgaattcgtatcagcccgAAATTCGTACCAGCcgtgttcgtatcaccgaggtttcactgtaatacgCTTTTCATCGAATGTCATGTGCtactgcataaactgaccatggcctgcatcccgtttcCACCAACTAAccttcaagtagtgttcaagtaccatatattctgtcttgctctttttagcgcaatgtactacttactgtgctaaatctgatccttttcattttgtttatctggtgaaggtgtccagcatttcatgtatatttgtgcaaaatctgagtaaatatgtaactggttgttttgtgtttcgtatcatttcaatggttaataagtaaatcattgcattattattttatatttacattatttgcgcttcgttatgtttttgtcatgcactgacatttctttaaactacatgattacctctcatcagaggctcctctgcactttgctcgtgTATTTCACCAAAtcaaaatcgtgtttcttatatgtgtgtacgtcaaagggcttacacttttcaatgtgttcgattttttaatttctaaattttacaatgaacttttgtgttctCTCACGCACACattgtgaattcttcccttctgttcttctcctgaacttgtatcgtgccccattacatgcacaTTTTGAGTTTCGgcaacagaacaataaaaagaggtaacagaaatgttgtaggtagGTTCATCCTTTATgttctagcacatgctggctgcgggcaaacactAATGCTCGGCCAAGCACAAcacgcacgcgaacaaaaaaaaatcccggcgcgtgGCATAGgaaaggagaaaaagcaagcgcacaaaaaaaagagaaagaaaacggcgcgcggagagggaggaagaggggtggaggcgagcggctgctgtcactgttgccctgacgacgtaagcaacgtaatcgctacgtcatcgccccctGCGCTtagcggccttctgcaaggggcgtaactcaatagcgctctcggcgctgtcggcgcttgcgtcggcggagcatTTAAATATcgcatcctatgggaggtatacgaagagaccgaCCAGTGGCTTaacctatactctgttccagaagttccgtgcagcactgtggaagggtcgtgtagccttggctctgctgcacggaacttctggaacagagtttttttttttatatttagagTGCGATACTATCGTTAACCTGCTGAAGCTCGTCACTCATGGCAATTACAACCGAACTTACCAGAATTCCCCAGGAAAGCTCTTTCGTTTGACCAACATCAGTGGCGCAGCTTTCCCTGTAACTTGTTTTGAAACTAGCGAGCTCAGCTTCAAATATACAGCATTTTAAGACAGCCTGTGGAGACGCCTTTAATAAAAACATCAAACTTTATAACAAGAATTTGAATAGGAGACATCCAACCCATCAGCCTAATTACGCTTAGAAACTTGAAACACATAAACTTtctctatactctgttccagaagttccgtgcagcagagtcaaggctacacgacccttccacagtgctgcacggaacttctggaacagagtatagacgACTCTTAAAAAGTGCTGCAAAGGCTCTTcgaggcagggttgccaggtttggctactttgcgccaacttggctacttttttaggccggtggcgggaCAAAAATAGTCTTGGCTACTTCgctcctttttggctactttcttgtccccttgATTTGAtaaaaattatcaatatctggtgatgtcgcaGCCGCTCGTGTTCGAGTatatggtgccaaaacatggcagtCAGAGCGTACTTCCAGCTCCGAAAGTTGAATTTTGCCCTTTGATTGCGCAGATAATGAATTTTAATAAAAGGTACGGCGCAGTGGCCTAAGCGGGCAAAGGGTCAGTGGTGGCGATCATAGCATAAATATAACAAATTACACgtttataacctgccagtcaagcaggcctctcgcgcacacacgaaaaaaatgcttttggaTACCTGGCTTGGACTCAGCGAGAACTGTTGCATGGAGCCACATTTTACATATCACCCATTGCTCAACGCGGCTTTTAACCACACTTGCAAAtgaacaggaatcgaaagcgctccaCATTCAGGGCACTCTGTGGAATCTGATATCTGacatttcaagtgagcactgaCAAACCAGGACACAAGATTCaaaggcggcaacacaagcgctcactaacaacagttgtaagtgagcgcttgtgttgccgcctctgcctcttgtgtcttttttttagTGATCTCTTTAGAATTTCGTACCATCTCGCCCAAGAAACAATCCTTGtaggatatccgacgaactgcttgtaTCATTTCCTAAGCTTGGGTAAGAACGGCGACTCTGTATTTGTCATCACGCATGAAATTTTTGCAAAAGTGGCTTCAATTTATGCTTAATGGAGTAACTGAGATTTCGATCGCCCTCATCATGCCGTAAACTTATTTTTATTGTCATAACTTCTAGTCACTTCAAGAAGAGTCATGCAACACACATGGAGAGAGTCATTTTTCTAACAGCGCAAACACTACCTCATCATGCATTAAATGATTGCCAAAGTCAATAATTTATGCTGGAATCTcacaaattatgattttgaattgTTCATGCAGCACACATTTACATTTTCACTGAAAGGCTCTTgtgtttagtcatttaaataaaaatgtggaaGCGGTTTTCACACATGCATGGCTACTTTTGggtacttttactgcccttggttcaaattggctacattttggctagtttttccaattttctggctattttttgtctttttgacctggcaaccctgcttcgAGGTCCATCAACGATCAATGGAATCAAATGTCCAAGGGGTCACCTAGCTTAAATCACCCTTGAAAGCCACTGTGCTTGATCTGGTTATTGTGCAGAATTCTGATGCCTTTCCAAATAACTTTACCCATAACCTGCACGATAAAAATTATTGCGAAAAAGAACCTTCAATTTCCGCATAATCACTTATCGAAACGACCTCAAGACAATGAAAATAATTGAAATGTTTCCGTTTAAATGTGTGCCGCTAGTTCCTCACTAATCAATAGGCAGGTTCACACAAAAGAGCCACTTAAAGAATAATATAGCCatcacaatgaatgaatgaatgaatgaatgaatgaatgaatgaatgaatgaatgaatgaatgaatggaaatcTGGGAGATCCCACACAATGTGGGAATCCctttcatgcgatgcagtcaggcAGTAGCTGCCATTAACGGATTAcaccttgagccaagcgttacaaggtctTTCAACGTCTTCGGGAGAGAGCATCTTTACGGATATTGTGGGAATTATCAGGCGCGCCGTGTGCTCTGGCTGCAAAGTGTCGGTCATGCTTCAAGATAACTTcgacactcacgttagagcagatacGTCAGTTCCATCACCACGAAGTGCTATCTTTGGGGCGATGACGTGCATCTTATACGTAGCAGACTGCAGTCGCAGGCGTACTGACGATACGCCTCACTGTAGCTTTGCGAAGTCAGATATGTAATGCTTGTAACTCTAATGCTTGTTGTAAAGATTGTTGTTGTATGCTTGTtagatatgtaatgtttgttatgTAAAGCCGACACTGCCACCCCAGATGGCGTTGTTCTATCTATCCTGGTGCTTGTATATTGTCTTTTCCCGCAACAGTtagaagcactggtgtggctgcATGGTAGAATACATGAGTGCCATGAAGAATGCCTAGATTCGATTCCAGCTCGAGCCATGATGTTCATTATTTGCTTCCATCGTAATGTTTAACCCATCGAGAACAACGCCAATGCCGTCCCCGCATTTTTGTCACAAGGGCGCCTTCCCACTGTCGGGTTGAGGTTTTCAAACGTTGGATTTATATAGacatcagactctggagtttccaagacgtgtggcgccacctgtcggagaagtattgagtagtgcatagaccgactccctcgcacagtttgctatgggaccaggtgcaacaagcgagtgcgaaacaacgattgagcttaatatcgcgtgtgtttgcgcatttaacactcagaacgaaagc comes from Rhipicephalus sanguineus isolate Rsan-2018 chromosome 7, BIME_Rsan_1.4, whole genome shotgun sequence and encodes:
- the LOC119398769 gene encoding tigger transposable element-derived protein 6 — encoded protein: MKLTVIGRYQNPRCFKLAGRLPCTYKANKKEWMTSEMFLEFLTHLDRKMSSQNRNILLLLDQCAAHPNHLQPLDAGIIRNAKHYFKRLLMRHLLAKIERKDDNLQINLLDALHFIATAWDRVTPTTIANCFGKCGVLESAATASPESEDNIEEWEQLGLDCSADDFATCGLRTIDEIVNEAAPSHPEMASSDDDDDCSSSEQPPSTAEIMHALDIMRRSVASERVRESTSAQFFTFQASLMVDLAKKKVQKDIRYFFSRK